GCGCCGCTCTCTTTGATCTTTTCGATAAACTTCTCCACCGGCACATCCACGCCCAGATCCAAAACCTCAAAGCCGTTGACGTCGAGCATAAAAACAACGATGTCCTTGCCGATGTCATGTATGTCCCCGGCAACCGTGCCGACGATAACCTTCCCCAGCCTTTTCACCTCGGATGCCCCTTTCAGCTTCGGCTTAACCAGATCCGTCACCTCCTTGAGAA
This sequence is a window from Syntrophales bacterium. Protein-coding genes within it:
- a CDS encoding cobalamin-dependent protein (Presence of a B(12) (cobalamin)-binding domain implies dependence on cobalamin itself, in one of its several forms, or in some unusual lineages, dependence on a cobalamin-like analog.) produces the protein LKEVTDLVKPKLKGASEVKRLGKVIVGTVAGDIHDIGKDIVVFMLDVNGFEVLDLGVDVPVEKFIEKIKESGAAIVALSGFLTLSYDSMKSTIDAIQGAGLRDKVKIMIGGGQINEDIRKYTSADAYGKDAMAGVKLAKEWTSAA